A genomic stretch from Telopea speciosissima isolate NSW1024214 ecotype Mountain lineage chromosome 7, Tspe_v1, whole genome shotgun sequence includes:
- the LOC122667406 gene encoding nuclear transcription factor Y subunit B-3-like yields the protein MADENITYSFREKEWFLPLANVSRIMKKSLPTTAKISKEAKEAVQECVSEFISFITDEASDKCQREKRKTINGDDLLWAMTTLGFENYVRPLQVYLNKYREIEGERNSTAIARQGDHDKVDNFISIKGDLQGFNGGFCSMEAQVVPKNFGDKGRVTSSHGKNSKMGSFYMGMRIHENGGFS from the coding sequence ATGGCTGATGAGAACATTACTTACTCCTTTAGAGAAAAAGAATGGTTCCTTCCCTTAGCTAATGTTAGTCGGATCATGAAGAAATCACTTCCAACAACCGCAAAGATATCAAAAGAAGCTAAGGAGGCTGTCCAAGAATGTGTTTCTGAGTTCATTAGCTTCATTACAGATGAAGCCTCTGATAAGTgtcagagagagaagagaaagaccATCAATGGCGATGATCTTCTATGGGCCATGACAACTCTTGGGTTTGAAAACTATGTCAGGCCTTTGCAGGTGTATCTTAACAAGTATAGAGAAATTGAAGGAGAGAGGAACAGTACTGCCATAGCTAGACAAGGAGACCATGACAAAGTTGATAATTTTATATCAATTAAGGGGGACCTTCAGGGTTTTAATGGTGGGTTTTGTTCCATGGAGGCCCAAGTAGTTCCCAAGAACTTTGGGGATAAAGGGAGGGTCACCAGCAGCCATGGAAAGAACTCGAAGATGGGTAGTTTTTATATGGGTATGAGAATCCATGAAAATGGAGGATTTAGCTAA